The following proteins are co-located in the bacterium genome:
- the aroC gene encoding chorismate synthase: protein MGNTFGRLFRVTTWGESHGPTIGAVVDGCPSLLPLSEADIQPDLDRRAPGQSRLTTQRKESDTVRILSGVFEGKTLGTPIALMIPNQDQRSGDYAEVQTKYRPSHADYTYDAKYGIRDWRGGGRTSARETAARVAGGAVARKLLHARFGVEIVAWVTKIATLTAVCDTETVTRADVERTPVRCPDPAAAAEMVAAVEQARKAGNSLGGVVACAVRGCPPGWGAPVFDRLEADLAKAMMSLPASKGFEIGSGFRGTELTGLEHNDEFYMDAGRVRTRTNRSGGVQGGISTGETIWFHTAFKPTATVMREQRTVSVAGEDTTITGRGRHDPCVLPRAVPMVEAMAALVLADHALRNETARGR from the coding sequence GTGGGGAACACGTTCGGCAGGCTCTTTCGCGTGACGACGTGGGGCGAGTCGCACGGCCCCACGATCGGCGCCGTGGTCGACGGCTGCCCGTCGCTCCTGCCGCTCTCCGAGGCCGACATCCAGCCCGACCTCGACCGCCGCGCGCCGGGCCAGAGCCGCCTCACCACGCAACGGAAGGAATCGGACACCGTCCGCATCCTCTCGGGCGTGTTCGAGGGCAAGACGCTCGGCACGCCGATCGCGCTCATGATCCCGAACCAGGACCAGCGCTCCGGCGACTACGCCGAGGTGCAGACGAAATACCGCCCGAGCCACGCCGACTACACCTACGACGCCAAGTACGGCATCCGCGACTGGCGCGGCGGCGGCCGCACGAGCGCGCGCGAGACGGCGGCGCGGGTCGCGGGCGGCGCCGTCGCCCGCAAGCTGCTGCACGCGCGCTTCGGCGTCGAGATCGTCGCCTGGGTGACGAAGATCGCGACGCTGACCGCCGTCTGCGACACGGAGACGGTGACGCGCGCCGACGTCGAGCGCACGCCGGTGCGCTGCCCCGATCCCGCCGCCGCCGCCGAGATGGTCGCCGCCGTCGAGCAGGCCCGCAAGGCCGGCAACTCGCTCGGCGGCGTCGTCGCCTGCGCCGTTCGCGGCTGCCCGCCCGGCTGGGGCGCGCCGGTGTTCGACCGCCTCGAAGCCGACCTGGCCAAGGCCATGATGAGCCTGCCCGCCAGCAAGGGCTTCGAGATCGGCTCCGGCTTCCGCGGCACCGAGCTGACCGGCCTCGAGCACAACGACGAGTTCTACATGGACGCGGGCCGCGTGCGGACGCGCACGAACCGCAGCGGCGGCGTCCAGGGCGGCATCTCGACGGGCGAGACGATCTGGTTCCACACGGCGTTCAAGCCGACGGCCACCGTGATGCGCGAGCAGCGCACCGTCAGCGTCGCCGGCGAGGACACGACCATCACCGGCCGCGGGCGCCACGATCCGTGCGTGCTGCCGCGCGCCGTGCCGATGGTCGAGGCGATGGCCGCGCTGGTCCTCGCCGACCACGCCCTCCGCAACGAGACCGCGCGCGGCCGCTGA
- a CDS encoding SufS family cysteine desulfurase: MEGARRRRRRRAPPAALHGRCAAGLAGARDRWARLLLPRALGARDGDEPARGPARAAGLDALHIRELPTTRPDAPDAARHAPPSPSAATLPSATAPSSTVPSPASVPQGAAAGPRPGLSLPGGAASGAPVPAAPGLRSSHAPWTSPPVGIEAAHLPPLFGGGSPVPAPSASGRDYYFLTASGPQSAAGTPSSPKLLTPTGRRIFDVRDVRNDFPILRERINGRPLVWLDNAATTHKPQAVLDRIAHYYTHEYSNVHRAAHTLAARSTDAYEGARTKVQRFIGAASPSEIVFVRGTTEGVNLVANGWGRRNVRAGDEIVLTTLEHHSNIVPWQFLAEAVGARIRVVPVSDRGEVLVDEYEKLLNDRTRIVAITQVSNALGTIVPVREMAQMAHRYDARVLVDGAQAVSHFPVNVQQLDADFYVFSGHKLFAPTGVGVVYGKRALLDAMPPWQGGGNMIDRVTFERSTFADPPARFEAGTATLADAVGLGAAVDYLDQLGMENVAWHERELLAHATEALRCIPGLHLVGTAPDKAGVVSFVVDDFSVEDMGRILDRDGIAVRAGHHCAQPTMDRFGLAGTVRPSLALYNTHDDVDQLERAIRRALQR; encoded by the coding sequence CTGGAAGGCGCCCGCCGTCGGCGTCGACGGCGCGCACCTCCCGCCGCTCTTCACGGGCGGTGCGCCGCCGGCCTCGCCGGCGCCCGCGATCGGTGGGCGCGACTACTACTTCCTCGGGCCCTCGGGGCCCGAGACGGCGACGAGCCCGCTCGCGGCCCGGCCCGGGCGGCGGGGCTCGACGCGCTGCATATCCGGGAGCTGCCCACGACCAGACCGGACGCGCCCGACGCCGCACGCCACGCGCCGCCGTCGCCGTCGGCGGCGACGCTGCCGTCGGCGACCGCACCGTCCTCGACGGTGCCGTCGCCGGCATCGGTGCCGCAGGGCGCTGCGGCCGGCCCGCGGCCGGGCCTGTCCCTGCCCGGCGGCGCCGCGAGCGGGGCTCCGGTTCCGGCGGCTCCGGGGCTCCGCAGCAGCCACGCCCCGTGGACGTCGCCCCCGGTGGGCATCGAGGCCGCGCACCTCCCGCCGCTGTTCGGCGGCGGCTCGCCGGTGCCGGCGCCGAGCGCGAGCGGGCGCGACTACTACTTCCTGACGGCGTCCGGACCGCAGAGCGCCGCCGGCACGCCGTCGAGTCCGAAGCTCCTCACCCCGACCGGCCGCCGCATCTTCGACGTCCGCGACGTCCGCAACGACTTCCCGATCCTGCGCGAGCGCATCAACGGCCGCCCGCTCGTGTGGCTCGACAACGCCGCGACGACGCACAAGCCGCAGGCGGTGCTCGACCGCATCGCGCACTACTACACGCACGAGTACTCGAACGTGCACCGCGCCGCGCACACGCTGGCGGCGCGCTCGACGGACGCCTACGAGGGGGCCCGCACGAAGGTGCAGCGGTTCATCGGGGCCGCGTCGCCGAGCGAGATCGTCTTCGTGCGCGGCACCACCGAGGGCGTGAACCTCGTCGCCAACGGCTGGGGGCGACGCAACGTCCGCGCCGGCGACGAGATCGTTCTCACCACGCTCGAGCACCACTCGAACATCGTGCCCTGGCAGTTTCTCGCCGAGGCGGTCGGCGCGCGCATCCGCGTCGTGCCGGTGTCGGACCGCGGCGAGGTGCTGGTCGACGAGTACGAGAAGCTCCTCAACGACCGCACCCGGATCGTCGCCATCACCCAGGTGTCGAACGCCCTCGGCACCATCGTGCCGGTGCGCGAGATGGCGCAGATGGCGCACCGCTACGACGCGCGCGTGCTGGTCGACGGCGCGCAGGCCGTGTCGCACTTCCCCGTGAACGTGCAGCAGCTCGACGCCGACTTCTACGTCTTCTCCGGCCACAAGCTCTTCGCCCCGACGGGCGTCGGCGTGGTGTACGGGAAGCGGGCGCTGCTCGACGCGATGCCGCCCTGGCAGGGCGGCGGCAACATGATCGATCGCGTGACCTTCGAGCGCAGCACGTTCGCCGACCCGCCGGCGCGCTTCGAGGCCGGCACCGCGACGCTCGCGGACGCCGTCGGGCTCGGGGCGGCCGTCGACTATCTCGATCAGCTCGGGATGGAGAACGTCGCCTGGCACGAGCGCGAGCTGCTGGCGCACGCGACCGAGGCATTGCGCTGCATCCCGGGTCTGCATCTCGTCGGCACCGCACCCGACAAAGCGGGTGTCGTGTCGTTCGTCGTCGACGACTTTTCTGTCGAGGACATGGGCCGTATCCTCGATCGGGACGGCATCGCGGTGCGGGCCGGGCATCACTGCGCGCAGCCCACCATGGATCGCTTCGGCCTCGCAGGCACCGTGCGACCGTCGCTCGCGCTCTACAACACCCACGACGACGTCGACCAGCTCGAGCGGGCGATCCGCCGCGCGCTGCAACGATGA
- a CDS encoding DsrE/DsrF/DrsH-like family protein yields the protein MPNANAAQHTDGSDLSSAVAAEVARQVGSLRADLERAIAEVRERTPDDKVSLIVFSGDLDKVLASFVIATGAAASGLEVSMFFTFWGLSTLKSTTASAVQKGLKQKLFTMMTPASSEGLGTSKLNFFGMGAVMLRAMMKEQGIASLEELMAMARDLGVKITACTMSMDAMGVTREELVDDIQYGGVAAFMADASKSRVSLFI from the coding sequence ATGCCGAACGCCAACGCTGCGCAGCACACGGACGGGAGCGATCTCTCGTCCGCCGTCGCCGCCGAGGTCGCCCGCCAGGTCGGCAGCCTGCGCGCCGACCTGGAGCGCGCGATCGCCGAGGTGCGCGAGCGCACCCCGGACGACAAAGTGTCCCTGATCGTCTTCAGCGGCGACCTCGACAAGGTGCTCGCCTCGTTCGTCATCGCCACCGGGGCGGCCGCGTCCGGCCTCGAGGTGTCGATGTTCTTCACCTTCTGGGGCCTCTCGACCCTGAAGAGCACGACCGCGAGCGCGGTGCAGAAGGGGCTCAAGCAGAAGCTCTTCACGATGATGACGCCCGCGAGCTCCGAAGGCCTCGGCACCTCGAAGCTGAACTTCTTCGGCATGGGTGCCGTCATGCTGCGCGCGATGATGAAGGAGCAGGGCATCGCGTCGCTCGAGGAGCTGATGGCGATGGCGCGCGACCTCGGCGTCAAGATCACCGCCTGCACGATGTCGATGGACGCGATGGGCGTGACGCGAGAGGAGCTGGTGGACGACATCCAGTACGGCGGCGTGGCGGCCTTCATGGCCGACGCGTCGAAGTCGCGCGTGTCGCTCTTCATCTGA
- a CDS encoding MBL fold metallo-hydrolase, producing the protein METPEIGIGELLRAVDDGASLVLLDLRNADEHAAWRVEGRRPVTTVHVPYFDFIEDAEAAIARVPRDRDVVAICAKGGSSAMVVDLLRDAGVPARNVAGGMVAYGEHLEPVRVPAPFGLWQVNRRGKGCLSYVVVVDGEALVVDPSRDAAWYARFVADLGAQVVGVVDTHVHADHVSGAPALAARWGVPYAAPVEAPAGEGGLAVGSLDVRVLATPGHTPGSVGYRVGRHLLCGDTLFVRGVGRPDLGDRADEWGRALHRTLHGPLAALADDTIVLPAHAAGVHDAGPDGTVGARLAALRALPEFRLASEDAFVRAITARIAPPPAAYAEIVRANLGLATIAPDAATEWELGRNQCASARVA; encoded by the coding sequence GTGGAGACGCCCGAGATCGGCATCGGCGAGCTGCTGCGGGCCGTCGACGACGGTGCGTCCCTCGTGCTCCTCGACCTGCGCAACGCGGACGAGCACGCCGCCTGGCGTGTCGAGGGACGCCGGCCGGTCACGACCGTCCACGTGCCGTACTTCGACTTCATCGAGGATGCGGAGGCGGCGATCGCCCGCGTCCCGCGCGACCGCGACGTCGTCGCCATCTGTGCGAAGGGCGGCTCGTCGGCGATGGTGGTCGACCTGCTGCGGGACGCCGGCGTCCCGGCGCGCAACGTCGCCGGCGGGATGGTCGCCTACGGCGAGCATCTGGAGCCGGTCCGGGTGCCGGCGCCGTTCGGGCTCTGGCAGGTGAACCGCCGCGGCAAGGGGTGCCTCTCGTACGTCGTCGTGGTCGACGGGGAGGCGCTGGTCGTCGACCCGTCGCGCGACGCCGCCTGGTACGCGCGCTTCGTCGCGGACCTCGGGGCCCAGGTCGTGGGGGTGGTCGACACGCACGTCCACGCGGACCACGTGAGCGGGGCGCCCGCGCTGGCGGCGCGCTGGGGGGTGCCGTACGCGGCGCCGGTCGAGGCGCCGGCCGGGGAGGGCGGGCTCGCCGTCGGCAGCCTCGACGTCCGCGTGCTGGCGACGCCGGGCCACACGCCGGGATCGGTCGGGTATCGCGTCGGCCGGCACCTGCTGTGCGGCGACACGTTGTTCGTCCGCGGCGTCGGGCGGCCGGACCTCGGGGATCGCGCCGACGAGTGGGGGCGCGCCCTGCACCGCACGCTGCACGGGCCGCTCGCGGCGCTGGCCGACGACACGATCGTGCTCCCGGCCCACGCGGCCGGCGTGCACGACGCCGGGCCGGACGGCACCGTGGGCGCGCGGCTGGCGGCCCTGCGGGCGCTGCCCGAGTTCCGCCTCGCGTCGGAGGACGCCTTCGTGCGCGCCATCACCGCGCGCATCGCGCCGCCGCCGGCGGCATACGCCGAGATCGTCCGCGCCAACCTCGGGCTCGCCACCATCGCGCCCGACGCGGCGACGGAGTGGGAGCTCGGCCGCAACCAGTGCGCGAGCGCTCGCGTCGCGTGA
- a CDS encoding MgtC/SapB family protein — protein sequence MNGTLLDLLLGSVRADAALDVCIHLGTALVAGGLIGLERSYHGRPAGFRTHALVCMASSLLMLVTLYQERWFAAAAPESVRVDPTRMAQGVMTGIGFLGAGVIMQEGLSVRGLTTAASIWMTAAIGILAGVGFHVAVVIATALSLGTLSVFRWIESAMPTLLYAHHQIRFRRDAVMPEPQLRALLVEHGFSVANVSYRLNGDGTTFEYRMTIRTHAERNADALARTLRARPDVVEFRIAPTGD from the coding sequence ATGAACGGCACCCTGCTCGATCTGCTCCTCGGCTCCGTGCGCGCCGACGCCGCGCTCGACGTGTGCATCCACCTCGGCACCGCGCTGGTCGCGGGCGGGCTGATCGGGCTCGAGCGCAGCTACCACGGCCGCCCGGCGGGTTTTCGCACGCACGCGCTCGTGTGCATGGCGTCGAGCCTGCTGATGCTGGTGACGCTCTACCAGGAGCGCTGGTTCGCCGCGGCGGCGCCCGAGAGCGTCCGCGTCGACCCGACGCGCATGGCCCAGGGCGTGATGACCGGCATCGGCTTCCTCGGTGCCGGCGTCATCATGCAGGAGGGGCTGTCGGTGCGCGGCCTCACCACCGCGGCGTCGATCTGGATGACGGCGGCGATCGGCATCCTCGCGGGCGTCGGCTTCCACGTCGCGGTGGTGATCGCGACCGCGCTGTCGCTCGGCACGCTGTCGGTCTTCCGCTGGATCGAGTCGGCGATGCCGACGCTCCTCTACGCGCACCACCAGATCCGCTTCCGCCGCGACGCCGTGATGCCGGAGCCGCAGCTGCGGGCGCTGCTCGTCGAGCACGGGTTCAGCGTGGCGAACGTCAGCTACCGCCTGAACGGCGACGGCACGACCTTCGAGTATCGCATGACCATCCGCACGCACGCCGAGCGCAACGCCGACGCGCTGGCGCGCACGCTCCGCGCACGGCCCGACGTCGTCGAGTTCCGCATCGCCCCGACGGGCGATTGA
- a CDS encoding L,D-transpeptidase, giving the protein MRRPSLLRRPVPVLLAAVLLAGCAATPPPAPPPPPPAVEAVAPPSPVRLLLKLRERRLYLLHHDPETPAESFPIAIGKPGTETPTGSFHVEELVVDPDFTKYDRSVDPPKIVRRIPPGAPDNPLGKRWIGITHGPGWTLGIHGTPRPELLGQAVSNGCVRMRNADVVRIYERVQLGTPVVVEE; this is encoded by the coding sequence ATGCGCCGACCCTCCCTGCTCCGCCGACCCGTCCCCGTGCTCCTCGCCGCGGTCCTCCTGGCCGGCTGCGCGGCGACGCCGCCCCCGGCTCCGCCGCCCCCGCCGCCCGCCGTCGAGGCCGTGGCGCCGCCGTCGCCGGTGCGCCTGCTGCTGAAGCTGCGCGAGCGGCGGCTCTATCTACTCCACCACGACCCCGAGACGCCGGCCGAGTCCTTCCCGATCGCCATCGGCAAGCCGGGCACCGAGACGCCGACCGGCAGCTTCCACGTCGAGGAGCTGGTCGTCGATCCCGACTTCACGAAGTACGACCGCTCGGTGGATCCGCCCAAGATCGTCCGGCGCATCCCGCCGGGCGCCCCGGACAACCCGCTCGGGAAGCGCTGGATCGGCATCACGCACGGCCCCGGCTGGACGCTCGGCATCCACGGGACGCCGCGCCCGGAGCTGCTCGGCCAGGCCGTCAGCAACGGCTGCGTCCGCATGCGCAACGCGGACGTCGTGCGCATCTACGAGCGCGTGCAGCTCGGCACGCCGGTCGTGGTCGAGGAGTAG
- a CDS encoding M20/M25/M40 family metallo-hydrolase, with the protein MRIRFLAVALCCAIATSALALTQAEIDRGSRRAAGGLKGVTRTLAGDRFQGRDNDTQGSFDTQAYLVKKLRRLGAGPAPGAGDAAYKQPFTLSGQTGTNLLAVIPGRDLPHEYVVVGAHYDHLDTRSNAAGNCSANGAPGGAVCHGATDNAAGVAAVLAIGRAVKKLRTPPRRSIVLALWDSEEDGLVGSRYYTQNPLVPLVQTKGYINFDIMGQNLLPSLRNTSFSIGAETGGSAFQAFVAEAAEAEGLGTLPLSFIFGQLRSDYVNFVTASVPTVFFSDADGACYHTVGDTIRIVNMKKLKAQSRIAYRVAMALAEGATTPAFVAPNPALAVYADALSLGQAVALGQTDLGLFAPPQQATLTGLQATLSQIIADGPAAFDASDVNALLGAAVQTVGTIKTLECGPMK; encoded by the coding sequence ATGCGGATCCGTTTCCTCGCCGTCGCCCTCTGCTGCGCCATTGCCACCAGCGCCCTCGCGCTCACCCAGGCCGAGATCGACCGCGGCTCGCGGCGGGCGGCGGGCGGCCTGAAGGGCGTCACCCGCACGCTGGCCGGCGACCGCTTCCAGGGCCGCGACAACGACACGCAGGGCTCGTTCGATACCCAGGCCTACCTCGTAAAGAAGCTCCGCCGCCTCGGCGCCGGGCCGGCGCCGGGCGCCGGCGACGCCGCCTACAAGCAGCCCTTCACGCTCTCGGGGCAGACGGGCACGAACCTCCTCGCCGTCATCCCCGGCCGCGACCTGCCGCACGAGTACGTCGTCGTCGGCGCGCACTACGACCACCTCGACACGCGCAGCAACGCCGCCGGCAACTGCTCGGCGAACGGCGCGCCGGGCGGCGCGGTCTGCCACGGCGCCACGGACAACGCCGCCGGCGTCGCCGCGGTGCTCGCGATCGGCCGCGCCGTGAAGAAGCTGCGGACGCCGCCGCGGCGCTCGATCGTCCTGGCGCTGTGGGACAGCGAGGAGGACGGCCTCGTCGGCTCGCGCTACTACACGCAGAATCCGCTCGTGCCGCTGGTGCAGACGAAGGGCTACATCAACTTCGACATCATGGGGCAGAACCTGCTCCCGAGCCTGCGCAACACGAGCTTCTCGATCGGTGCCGAGACCGGCGGCTCGGCGTTCCAGGCCTTCGTCGCCGAGGCCGCCGAGGCCGAGGGCCTCGGCACGCTGCCGCTGAGCTTCATCTTCGGACAGCTGCGCAGCGACTACGTGAACTTCGTCACCGCGAGCGTGCCGACGGTCTTCTTCTCCGACGCCGACGGCGCCTGCTACCACACCGTCGGCGACACCATCCGCATCGTCAACATGAAGAAGCTGAAGGCGCAGAGCCGCATCGCCTACCGCGTCGCCATGGCGCTCGCCGAGGGCGCGACCACGCCGGCGTTCGTGGCCCCGAACCCGGCGCTCGCGGTCTACGCCGACGCGCTCTCGCTCGGGCAGGCGGTGGCGCTCGGTCAGACCGACCTCGGCCTCTTCGCGCCGCCGCAGCAGGCCACGCTGACCGGCCTCCAGGCGACGCTCTCGCAGATCATCGCCGACGGCCCCGCGGCCTTCGACGCGAGCGACGTGAACGCGCTGCTCGGCGCCGCGGTCCAGACCGTCGGTACGATCAAGACGCTCGAGTGCGGCCCGATGAAATAG
- a CDS encoding CDP-alcohol phosphatidyltransferase family protein — protein MDVPTPAGSSRSLVRSLVPADFLTLGNAICGTVSIFLCLNYLEGGRHRPDLFGAFVLLPLAAVLDAADGFVARRQRRASAYGADLDSLADVVSFGVAPAVLGFTVGLRGVWDSLILSLFVCCGVARLARYNVTAATLAAGTGKVRYYEGTPIPTSLVIVALLGVAWWSGATGDAVWFGRLQLGPAGFHPLVLVYLLSGMLMVSRVRIPKP, from the coding sequence ATGGACGTCCCGACGCCCGCCGGCTCGTCGCGCTCGCTCGTGCGCTCCCTCGTGCCCGCCGACTTCCTGACGCTGGGCAACGCCATCTGCGGCACCGTGTCGATCTTCCTGTGCCTCAACTACCTCGAGGGCGGACGGCATCGTCCCGACCTCTTCGGCGCGTTCGTCCTCCTGCCGCTGGCGGCGGTGCTCGACGCGGCCGACGGCTTCGTCGCCCGCCGGCAGCGGCGCGCGTCGGCCTACGGCGCCGACCTCGACTCCCTCGCCGACGTCGTCTCCTTCGGCGTCGCGCCCGCCGTGCTCGGCTTCACCGTCGGGCTGCGCGGGGTGTGGGACTCGCTGATCCTGTCGCTGTTCGTGTGCTGCGGCGTCGCCCGGCTGGCGCGCTACAACGTGACGGCGGCGACGCTCGCCGCCGGCACCGGGAAGGTGCGCTACTACGAGGGCACGCCGATCCCGACGAGCCTCGTCATCGTCGCGCTGCTCGGCGTCGCGTGGTGGTCCGGGGCCACGGGCGACGCCGTCTGGTTCGGGCGCCTCCAGCTCGGGCCGGCCGGCTTCCATCCCCTCGTCCTCGTCTACCTCCTGAGCGGCATGCTCATGGTGAGTCGCGTGCGCATCCCCAAGCCCTGA
- a CDS encoding YifB family Mg chelatase-like AAA ATPase yields the protein MLARIRSAALRGIDAVLVDVEVDVAPGLPQTTTVGLPDGAVRESRDRIRAALRNLGFEYPQRRVTVNLAPAGVRKEGAAYDLPIALALLAAEAKPPLPDLAVWCVLGELGLDGRVQPVRGALPVAAAAAQAGIPHVMVPSANAAEAALAGGPPVIGVDTLADAVAHLRGETVRSPTVVDAAALLATAPAAWGDLAEVRGQEHAKRALEVAAAGGHNLLLLGPPGSGKTMLARRLPSILPPLSLAEAIEVTAVHSVAGLLRDAPLVAARPVRAPHSTISDAALLGGGHPIRPGELTLAHRGVLFLDELPEFRRNALEPLRQPLEERTITVSRGAGAVRFPADVVLVAAMNPCPCGWLGDAADRCRCAPPQIARYRTQVSGPLLDRIDLHVEVPRVSVALLGDAEVRGEPSAAVRARVERARTRQRARGPALNAQLPARELRRVATLDARGRQLLEAASERLGLSARAWTRIVRMARTIADLAGDARITTGHLAEAIQYRSLDRTPPRP from the coding sequence ATGCTCGCCCGCATCCGCTCCGCCGCGCTGCGCGGCATCGACGCGGTCCTCGTCGACGTCGAGGTCGACGTCGCACCCGGCCTGCCGCAGACGACCACGGTCGGGCTCCCCGACGGCGCCGTGCGCGAGAGCCGCGACCGCATCCGCGCGGCCCTGCGCAATCTCGGCTTCGAGTACCCGCAGCGGCGCGTGACCGTGAACCTCGCGCCGGCCGGCGTGCGCAAGGAGGGCGCCGCCTACGACCTGCCGATCGCGCTCGCGCTGCTCGCGGCCGAAGCGAAGCCGCCGCTCCCCGACCTCGCCGTGTGGTGCGTCCTCGGCGAGCTCGGGCTCGACGGCCGCGTCCAGCCGGTGCGCGGCGCCCTGCCCGTCGCGGCGGCGGCGGCGCAGGCGGGCATTCCCCACGTGATGGTGCCGTCGGCGAACGCGGCCGAGGCGGCGCTGGCGGGCGGCCCGCCGGTGATCGGCGTCGACACGCTCGCCGACGCGGTGGCCCACCTCCGCGGCGAGACCGTGCGCAGCCCGACCGTCGTCGACGCGGCGGCGCTGCTCGCCACCGCGCCGGCGGCGTGGGGCGACCTCGCCGAGGTGCGCGGCCAGGAGCACGCGAAGCGGGCCCTCGAGGTGGCGGCGGCGGGCGGCCACAACCTCCTCCTCCTCGGCCCGCCCGGCTCGGGCAAGACCATGCTCGCGCGCCGTCTGCCCTCGATCCTGCCGCCGCTGTCGCTGGCCGAAGCGATCGAGGTGACGGCGGTCCACAGCGTCGCCGGTCTGCTGCGCGACGCCCCGCTGGTCGCGGCGCGTCCCGTGCGTGCCCCGCACTCCACCATCTCCGACGCCGCCCTCCTCGGCGGTGGCCATCCCATCCGTCCCGGCGAGCTGACGCTGGCGCATCGCGGCGTCCTCTTCCTCGACGAGCTGCCGGAGTTCCGCCGCAACGCGCTCGAGCCGCTGCGCCAGCCGCTGGAGGAGCGCACCATCACCGTGTCGCGCGGCGCCGGCGCCGTACGCTTCCCCGCCGACGTCGTGCTGGTCGCAGCGATGAACCCGTGCCCGTGCGGCTGGCTCGGCGACGCCGCCGACCGCTGCCGCTGCGCGCCGCCGCAGATCGCGCGCTACCGCACGCAGGTCTCCGGACCGCTCCTCGACCGCATCGACCTCCACGTCGAGGTGCCGCGCGTCTCCGTTGCCCTCCTCGGCGACGCGGAGGTTCGCGGCGAGCCGTCGGCCGCCGTCCGCGCCCGCGTCGAGCGGGCGCGGACGCGCCAGCGGGCGCGCGGGCCGGCGCTCAACGCGCAGCTGCCCGCACGCGAGCTGCGGCGGGTGGCGACGCTCGACGCACGCGGGCGCCAGCTGCTCGAGGCGGCGAGCGAACGACTCGGCCTGTCGGCGCGTGCCTGGACGCGCATCGTGCGCATGGCCCGGACGATCGCCGACCTCGCGGGAGACGCCCGAATCACCACCGGGCATCTCGCCGAAGCGATCCAGTACCGCAGCCTCGACCGCACGCCGCCGCGTCCGTGA
- a CDS encoding sulfurtransferase TusA family protein: MEDEVLDVRGAKCPVPIVKAKQALDAMAPGQQLRVLATDPGSVPDFQGWAKTSKLASLESQAEETDGGATVYVHVLRRKG; encoded by the coding sequence ATGGAGGACGAGGTTCTCGACGTTCGCGGCGCCAAGTGTCCGGTGCCGATCGTCAAGGCGAAGCAGGCGCTCGACGCGATGGCGCCGGGGCAGCAGCTGCGCGTGCTGGCGACCGACCCGGGCTCGGTGCCCGACTTCCAGGGCTGGGCGAAGACGAGCAAGCTCGCGTCGCTCGAGTCGCAGGCGGAGGAGACCGACGGCGGCGCCACGGTCTACGTCCACGTGCTCCGCCGCAAGGGCTGA
- a CDS encoding DUF493 domain-containing protein has protein sequence MSTADEERLLALLQSTHTFPGPFFLSVITHNDPDVFVALRAAIEDGLATPRLDWETRESANAKYVSHRVTVPCTDADAVLALYARVRAVTGVVTIL, from the coding sequence ATGTCCACCGCCGACGAGGAGCGCCTGCTGGCGCTCCTCCAATCGACCCATACGTTCCCCGGCCCGTTCTTCCTGTCCGTGATCACCCACAACGACCCCGACGTCTTCGTCGCGCTGCGCGCCGCCATCGAAGACGGTCTCGCGACGCCGAGGCTCGACTGGGAGACGCGCGAGAGCGCCAACGCGAAGTACGTGAGCCACCGCGTGACGGTGCCGTGCACGGACGCCGACGCGGTGCTGGCGCTCTACGCGCGCGTGCGCGCCGTGACGGGGGTGGTCACCATACTCTGA